In a single window of the Rhineura floridana isolate rRhiFlo1 chromosome 3, rRhiFlo1.hap2, whole genome shotgun sequence genome:
- the LOC133381823 gene encoding zinc finger protein 436-like isoform X1, with product MPILGRGGVRSLQRTKRHLGAAPDLKVHRGNDCESPRDAQVYASSISSTGSAMTSEVPSGPSLPWGRVERAARKALQILLTFEEVAVYFTEEEWALLDPGQRALHREVMGENYEMVASLKSDLGSCWEGWEDPFIQDPKEEEETADDEQHSENYREPQMVSLATGKHEAGKEMIGNERGQKRCEGNVSKNWRKKSSTSKGDGTHKPLTLQGDHKRKSRKMYPVIVEAFRDISDLNRDYRIHEGEKRYKCMECGKSFNVSGSLTKHQRTHTGEKPFKCMECGKGFSMSGNLTKHQRTHTGEKPFKCMECGKCFSVSCSLTAHQRTHTGEKPFKCMECGHSFSVICNLIKHQRTHTGDKPFKCMECGKSFTGSGNLTKHQRTHTGEKPFECIECGKSFSMSSSLTAHQRTHTGEKPFKCMECGKSFSVRNHLNNHHRTHTGEKPFKCMECGKSFSVKDQLIKHQKTHSTEKPFKCMVCGKSFRVSSSLTLHQRTHTGEKPFKCMECGKSFSVRCHLTSHQRTHTGEKPYKCMECGKSFTVSSSLILHQRTHTGEKPFKCMECGKSFSENGTLTKHQRTHKGVKPYKCMNCGKSFGVSSSLTVHLRIHTGEKPYKCMECGKSFSQSSNLTSHERIHIGRNNRKSMDFQWSMESVSVTR from the exons ATGCCTATTTTGGGGAGAGGAGGAGTTCGGAGCTTGCAGAGGACAAAGAG gCACTTGGGAGCTGCCCCCGACTTGAAAGTGCATCGTGGTAACGACTGTGAGAGTCCCAGAGACGCCCAAGTTTATGCTTCCTCCATCTCCTCCACAGGAAGCGCAATGACATCAGAGGTACCATCTGGACCATCTCTTCCTTGGGGTAGAGTGGAGAGAGCAGCCAGGAAGGCACTTCAG ATTCTgttgacctttgaggaggtggccgtgtacttcacggaggaggagtgggccctgctggatccgggCCAAAGggctctgcacagggaagtcatgggGGAGAATTATGAGATGGTGGCCTCTCTCA AATCTGACCTTGGTTCCTGTTGGGAAGGATGGGAAGATCCATTTATCCAGGAtcccaaagaagaggaggaaacaGCAG ATGATGAACAGCACAGTGAAAATTACAGGGAGCCGCAGATGGTGTCACTGGCAACAGGCAAGCATGAAGCAGGAAAAGAAATGATTGGAAATGAAAGAGGACAGAAAAGGTGTGAAGGAAACGTGTCAAAGAATTGGAGAAAGAAATCATCTACTTCCAAAGGTGATGGCACCCATAAGCCTCTGACGCTACAGGGAGATCacaaaagaaaaagcaggaaaatgtaTCCAGTGATTGTGGAAGCTTTCAGAGATATATCAGATCTAAATAGGGATTACAGAATCCATGAAGGGGAGAAAcgatataaatgcatggagtgtgggaagagctttaATGTGAGTGGCagccttactaaacatcaaagaacgcacacaggggagaaaccatttaaatgcatggagtgtggaaaaggCTTTAGTATGAGTGGtaaccttactaaacatcaaagaacccacacaggggagaaaccatttaaatgcatggaatgtggaaaatgCTTTAGTGTGAGCTGCAGTCTTActgcacatcaaagaactcacacaggggagaaaccatttaaatgcatggagtgtggacacaGCTTTAGTGTCATCTGTAACCTTATTAAACATCAAAGAACACATACTGGGgataaaccatttaaatgtatggaatgtggaaagagctttactgGAAGTGGtaaccttactaaacatcaacgaacccacacaggggagaaaccatttgaatgcatagagtgtggaaagagctttagtatGAGCAGTAGCCTTACTGCAcatcagagaacccacacaggagagaaaccatttaaatgcatggaatgtggaaagagcttcagtgtgagaAATCATCTTAATAATCaccacagaactcacacaggggagaaaccatttaaatgcatggaatgtggaaagagcttcagtgtgaaAGATCAGCTTATTAAACATCAAAAAACACACAGcacagagaaaccatttaaatgcatggtttgtggaaagagcttccgagTGAGCAGTAGCCTCACTCTACaccaaagaacacacacaggggagaagccatttaaatgcatggaatgtggcaaGAGTTTCAGTGTGAGGTGTCATCTTACTAGTCATCAAAGGACCCATACCGGGGAGAAAccctataaatgcatggagtgtggaaagagcttcactgtgAGTAGTAGCCTtattttacatcaaagaacccacacaggggagaaaccatttaaatgcatggagtgtggaaagagcttcagtgaaaaTGGAAcacttactaaacatcaaagaactcataaaGGAGTgaagccatataaatgtatgaattgtggaaagagcttcggTGTGAGCAGTAGCCTTACTGTGCATctgagaatccacacaggggaaaaaccctataagtgtatggaatgtggaaagagcttcagtcagagtagtaaCCTTACTTCACATGAAAGAATCCACATAGGGAGAAACAATAGAAAATCAATGGATTTTCAATGGAGTATGGAAAGCGTTTCAGTGACAAGATAA
- the LOC133381823 gene encoding zinc finger protein ZFP2-like isoform X4 produces the protein MRWWPLSYIYYISFGGSEKAGMDPRLIFTFRVIMAQIKTAGSSKFCRVSHHSHFKLSFLSKSDLGSCWEGWEDPFIQDPKEEEETADDEQHSENYREPQMVSLATGKHEAGKEMIGNERGQKRCEGNVSKNWRKKSSTSKGDGTHKPLTLQGDHKRKSRKMYPVIVEAFRDISDLNRDYRIHEGEKRYKCMECGKSFNVSGSLTKHQRTHTGEKPFKCMECGKGFSMSGNLTKHQRTHTGEKPFKCMECGKCFSVSCSLTAHQRTHTGEKPFKCMECGHSFSVICNLIKHQRTHTGDKPFKCMECGKSFTGSGNLTKHQRTHTGEKPFECIECGKSFSMSSSLTAHQRTHTGEKPFKCMECGKSFSVRNHLNNHHRTHTGEKPFKCMECGKSFSVKDQLIKHQKTHSTEKPFKCMVCGKSFRVSSSLTLHQRTHTGEKPFKCMECGKSFSVRCHLTSHQRTHTGEKPYKCMECGKSFTVSSSLILHQRTHTGEKPFKCMECGKSFSENGTLTKHQRTHKGVKPYKCMNCGKSFGVSSSLTVHLRIHTGEKPYKCMECGKSFSQSSNLTSHERIHIGRNNRKSMDFQWSMESVSVTR, from the exons ATGAGATGGTGGCCTCTCTCA TACATATACTATATCTCTTTTGGAGGAAGTGAAAAAGCAGGGATGGATCCTAGGCTGATTTTTACTTTCAGAGTGATTATGGCCCAAATCAAAACAGCTGGCTCTTCAAAGTTCTGCAGGGTCAGCCACCACAGTCACTTCAAGCTGAGTTTCCTATCCA AATCTGACCTTGGTTCCTGTTGGGAAGGATGGGAAGATCCATTTATCCAGGAtcccaaagaagaggaggaaacaGCAG ATGATGAACAGCACAGTGAAAATTACAGGGAGCCGCAGATGGTGTCACTGGCAACAGGCAAGCATGAAGCAGGAAAAGAAATGATTGGAAATGAAAGAGGACAGAAAAGGTGTGAAGGAAACGTGTCAAAGAATTGGAGAAAGAAATCATCTACTTCCAAAGGTGATGGCACCCATAAGCCTCTGACGCTACAGGGAGATCacaaaagaaaaagcaggaaaatgtaTCCAGTGATTGTGGAAGCTTTCAGAGATATATCAGATCTAAATAGGGATTACAGAATCCATGAAGGGGAGAAAcgatataaatgcatggagtgtgggaagagctttaATGTGAGTGGCagccttactaaacatcaaagaacgcacacaggggagaaaccatttaaatgcatggagtgtggaaaaggCTTTAGTATGAGTGGtaaccttactaaacatcaaagaacccacacaggggagaaaccatttaaatgcatggaatgtggaaaatgCTTTAGTGTGAGCTGCAGTCTTActgcacatcaaagaactcacacaggggagaaaccatttaaatgcatggagtgtggacacaGCTTTAGTGTCATCTGTAACCTTATTAAACATCAAAGAACACATACTGGGgataaaccatttaaatgtatggaatgtggaaagagctttactgGAAGTGGtaaccttactaaacatcaacgaacccacacaggggagaaaccatttgaatgcatagagtgtggaaagagctttagtatGAGCAGTAGCCTTACTGCAcatcagagaacccacacaggagagaaaccatttaaatgcatggaatgtggaaagagcttcagtgtgagaAATCATCTTAATAATCaccacagaactcacacaggggagaaaccatttaaatgcatggaatgtggaaagagcttcagtgtgaaAGATCAGCTTATTAAACATCAAAAAACACACAGcacagagaaaccatttaaatgcatggtttgtggaaagagcttccgagTGAGCAGTAGCCTCACTCTACaccaaagaacacacacaggggagaagccatttaaatgcatggaatgtggcaaGAGTTTCAGTGTGAGGTGTCATCTTACTAGTCATCAAAGGACCCATACCGGGGAGAAAccctataaatgcatggagtgtggaaagagcttcactgtgAGTAGTAGCCTtattttacatcaaagaacccacacaggggagaaaccatttaaatgcatggagtgtggaaagagcttcagtgaaaaTGGAAcacttactaaacatcaaagaactcataaaGGAGTgaagccatataaatgtatgaattgtggaaagagcttcggTGTGAGCAGTAGCCTTACTGTGCATctgagaatccacacaggggaaaaaccctataagtgtatggaatgtggaaagagcttcagtcagagtagtaaCCTTACTTCACATGAAAGAATCCACATAGGGAGAAACAATAGAAAATCAATGGATTTTCAATGGAGTATGGAAAGCGTTTCAGTGACAAGATAA
- the LOC133381823 gene encoding zinc finger protein OZF-like isoform X5, with protein MAQIKTAGSSKFCRVSHHSHFKLSFLSKSDLGSCWEGWEDPFIQDPKEEEETADDEQHSENYREPQMVSLATGKHEAGKEMIGNERGQKRCEGNVSKNWRKKSSTSKGDGTHKPLTLQGDHKRKSRKMYPVIVEAFRDISDLNRDYRIHEGEKRYKCMECGKSFNVSGSLTKHQRTHTGEKPFKCMECGKGFSMSGNLTKHQRTHTGEKPFKCMECGKCFSVSCSLTAHQRTHTGEKPFKCMECGHSFSVICNLIKHQRTHTGDKPFKCMECGKSFTGSGNLTKHQRTHTGEKPFECIECGKSFSMSSSLTAHQRTHTGEKPFKCMECGKSFSVRNHLNNHHRTHTGEKPFKCMECGKSFSVKDQLIKHQKTHSTEKPFKCMVCGKSFRVSSSLTLHQRTHTGEKPFKCMECGKSFSVRCHLTSHQRTHTGEKPYKCMECGKSFTVSSSLILHQRTHTGEKPFKCMECGKSFSENGTLTKHQRTHKGVKPYKCMNCGKSFGVSSSLTVHLRIHTGEKPYKCMECGKSFSQSSNLTSHERIHIGRNNRKSMDFQWSMESVSVTR; from the exons ATGGCCCAAATCAAAACAGCTGGCTCTTCAAAGTTCTGCAGGGTCAGCCACCACAGTCACTTCAAGCTGAGTTTCCTATCCA AATCTGACCTTGGTTCCTGTTGGGAAGGATGGGAAGATCCATTTATCCAGGAtcccaaagaagaggaggaaacaGCAG ATGATGAACAGCACAGTGAAAATTACAGGGAGCCGCAGATGGTGTCACTGGCAACAGGCAAGCATGAAGCAGGAAAAGAAATGATTGGAAATGAAAGAGGACAGAAAAGGTGTGAAGGAAACGTGTCAAAGAATTGGAGAAAGAAATCATCTACTTCCAAAGGTGATGGCACCCATAAGCCTCTGACGCTACAGGGAGATCacaaaagaaaaagcaggaaaatgtaTCCAGTGATTGTGGAAGCTTTCAGAGATATATCAGATCTAAATAGGGATTACAGAATCCATGAAGGGGAGAAAcgatataaatgcatggagtgtgggaagagctttaATGTGAGTGGCagccttactaaacatcaaagaacgcacacaggggagaaaccatttaaatgcatggagtgtggaaaaggCTTTAGTATGAGTGGtaaccttactaaacatcaaagaacccacacaggggagaaaccatttaaatgcatggaatgtggaaaatgCTTTAGTGTGAGCTGCAGTCTTActgcacatcaaagaactcacacaggggagaaaccatttaaatgcatggagtgtggacacaGCTTTAGTGTCATCTGTAACCTTATTAAACATCAAAGAACACATACTGGGgataaaccatttaaatgtatggaatgtggaaagagctttactgGAAGTGGtaaccttactaaacatcaacgaacccacacaggggagaaaccatttgaatgcatagagtgtggaaagagctttagtatGAGCAGTAGCCTTACTGCAcatcagagaacccacacaggagagaaaccatttaaatgcatggaatgtggaaagagcttcagtgtgagaAATCATCTTAATAATCaccacagaactcacacaggggagaaaccatttaaatgcatggaatgtggaaagagcttcagtgtgaaAGATCAGCTTATTAAACATCAAAAAACACACAGcacagagaaaccatttaaatgcatggtttgtggaaagagcttccgagTGAGCAGTAGCCTCACTCTACaccaaagaacacacacaggggagaagccatttaaatgcatggaatgtggcaaGAGTTTCAGTGTGAGGTGTCATCTTACTAGTCATCAAAGGACCCATACCGGGGAGAAAccctataaatgcatggagtgtggaaagagcttcactgtgAGTAGTAGCCTtattttacatcaaagaacccacacaggggagaaaccatttaaatgcatggagtgtggaaagagcttcagtgaaaaTGGAAcacttactaaacatcaaagaactcataaaGGAGTgaagccatataaatgtatgaattgtggaaagagcttcggTGTGAGCAGTAGCCTTACTGTGCATctgagaatccacacaggggaaaaaccctataagtgtatggaatgtggaaagagcttcagtcagagtagtaaCCTTACTTCACATGAAAGAATCCACATAGGGAGAAACAATAGAAAATCAATGGATTTTCAATGGAGTATGGAAAGCGTTTCAGTGACAAGATAA
- the LOC133381823 gene encoding zinc finger protein 436-like isoform X3 translates to MTSEVPSGPSLPWGRVERAARKALQILLTFEEVAVYFTEEEWALLDPGQRALHREVMGENYEMVASLKSDLGSCWEGWEDPFIQDPKEEEETADDEQHSENYREPQMVSLATGKHEAGKEMIGNERGQKRCEGNVSKNWRKKSSTSKGDGTHKPLTLQGDHKRKSRKMYPVIVEAFRDISDLNRDYRIHEGEKRYKCMECGKSFNVSGSLTKHQRTHTGEKPFKCMECGKGFSMSGNLTKHQRTHTGEKPFKCMECGKCFSVSCSLTAHQRTHTGEKPFKCMECGHSFSVICNLIKHQRTHTGDKPFKCMECGKSFTGSGNLTKHQRTHTGEKPFECIECGKSFSMSSSLTAHQRTHTGEKPFKCMECGKSFSVRNHLNNHHRTHTGEKPFKCMECGKSFSVKDQLIKHQKTHSTEKPFKCMVCGKSFRVSSSLTLHQRTHTGEKPFKCMECGKSFSVRCHLTSHQRTHTGEKPYKCMECGKSFTVSSSLILHQRTHTGEKPFKCMECGKSFSENGTLTKHQRTHKGVKPYKCMNCGKSFGVSSSLTVHLRIHTGEKPYKCMECGKSFSQSSNLTSHERIHIGRNNRKSMDFQWSMESVSVTR, encoded by the exons ATGACATCAGAGGTACCATCTGGACCATCTCTTCCTTGGGGTAGAGTGGAGAGAGCAGCCAGGAAGGCACTTCAG ATTCTgttgacctttgaggaggtggccgtgtacttcacggaggaggagtgggccctgctggatccgggCCAAAGggctctgcacagggaagtcatgggGGAGAATTATGAGATGGTGGCCTCTCTCA AATCTGACCTTGGTTCCTGTTGGGAAGGATGGGAAGATCCATTTATCCAGGAtcccaaagaagaggaggaaacaGCAG ATGATGAACAGCACAGTGAAAATTACAGGGAGCCGCAGATGGTGTCACTGGCAACAGGCAAGCATGAAGCAGGAAAAGAAATGATTGGAAATGAAAGAGGACAGAAAAGGTGTGAAGGAAACGTGTCAAAGAATTGGAGAAAGAAATCATCTACTTCCAAAGGTGATGGCACCCATAAGCCTCTGACGCTACAGGGAGATCacaaaagaaaaagcaggaaaatgtaTCCAGTGATTGTGGAAGCTTTCAGAGATATATCAGATCTAAATAGGGATTACAGAATCCATGAAGGGGAGAAAcgatataaatgcatggagtgtgggaagagctttaATGTGAGTGGCagccttactaaacatcaaagaacgcacacaggggagaaaccatttaaatgcatggagtgtggaaaaggCTTTAGTATGAGTGGtaaccttactaaacatcaaagaacccacacaggggagaaaccatttaaatgcatggaatgtggaaaatgCTTTAGTGTGAGCTGCAGTCTTActgcacatcaaagaactcacacaggggagaaaccatttaaatgcatggagtgtggacacaGCTTTAGTGTCATCTGTAACCTTATTAAACATCAAAGAACACATACTGGGgataaaccatttaaatgtatggaatgtggaaagagctttactgGAAGTGGtaaccttactaaacatcaacgaacccacacaggggagaaaccatttgaatgcatagagtgtggaaagagctttagtatGAGCAGTAGCCTTACTGCAcatcagagaacccacacaggagagaaaccatttaaatgcatggaatgtggaaagagcttcagtgtgagaAATCATCTTAATAATCaccacagaactcacacaggggagaaaccatttaaatgcatggaatgtggaaagagcttcagtgtgaaAGATCAGCTTATTAAACATCAAAAAACACACAGcacagagaaaccatttaaatgcatggtttgtggaaagagcttccgagTGAGCAGTAGCCTCACTCTACaccaaagaacacacacaggggagaagccatttaaatgcatggaatgtggcaaGAGTTTCAGTGTGAGGTGTCATCTTACTAGTCATCAAAGGACCCATACCGGGGAGAAAccctataaatgcatggagtgtggaaagagcttcactgtgAGTAGTAGCCTtattttacatcaaagaacccacacaggggagaaaccatttaaatgcatggagtgtggaaagagcttcagtgaaaaTGGAAcacttactaaacatcaaagaactcataaaGGAGTgaagccatataaatgtatgaattgtggaaagagcttcggTGTGAGCAGTAGCCTTACTGTGCATctgagaatccacacaggggaaaaaccctataagtgtatggaatgtggaaagagcttcagtcagagtagtaaCCTTACTTCACATGAAAGAATCCACATAGGGAGAAACAATAGAAAATCAATGGATTTTCAATGGAGTATGGAAAGCGTTTCAGTGACAAGATAA
- the LOC133381823 gene encoding zinc finger protein 436-like isoform X2: MKHPVQILHLGAAPDLKVHRGNDCESPRDAQVYASSISSTGSAMTSEVPSGPSLPWGRVERAARKALQILLTFEEVAVYFTEEEWALLDPGQRALHREVMGENYEMVASLKSDLGSCWEGWEDPFIQDPKEEEETADDEQHSENYREPQMVSLATGKHEAGKEMIGNERGQKRCEGNVSKNWRKKSSTSKGDGTHKPLTLQGDHKRKSRKMYPVIVEAFRDISDLNRDYRIHEGEKRYKCMECGKSFNVSGSLTKHQRTHTGEKPFKCMECGKGFSMSGNLTKHQRTHTGEKPFKCMECGKCFSVSCSLTAHQRTHTGEKPFKCMECGHSFSVICNLIKHQRTHTGDKPFKCMECGKSFTGSGNLTKHQRTHTGEKPFECIECGKSFSMSSSLTAHQRTHTGEKPFKCMECGKSFSVRNHLNNHHRTHTGEKPFKCMECGKSFSVKDQLIKHQKTHSTEKPFKCMVCGKSFRVSSSLTLHQRTHTGEKPFKCMECGKSFSVRCHLTSHQRTHTGEKPYKCMECGKSFTVSSSLILHQRTHTGEKPFKCMECGKSFSENGTLTKHQRTHKGVKPYKCMNCGKSFGVSSSLTVHLRIHTGEKPYKCMECGKSFSQSSNLTSHERIHIGRNNRKSMDFQWSMESVSVTR, from the exons atgaaacaccctgttcagatctt gCACTTGGGAGCTGCCCCCGACTTGAAAGTGCATCGTGGTAACGACTGTGAGAGTCCCAGAGACGCCCAAGTTTATGCTTCCTCCATCTCCTCCACAGGAAGCGCAATGACATCAGAGGTACCATCTGGACCATCTCTTCCTTGGGGTAGAGTGGAGAGAGCAGCCAGGAAGGCACTTCAG ATTCTgttgacctttgaggaggtggccgtgtacttcacggaggaggagtgggccctgctggatccgggCCAAAGggctctgcacagggaagtcatgggGGAGAATTATGAGATGGTGGCCTCTCTCA AATCTGACCTTGGTTCCTGTTGGGAAGGATGGGAAGATCCATTTATCCAGGAtcccaaagaagaggaggaaacaGCAG ATGATGAACAGCACAGTGAAAATTACAGGGAGCCGCAGATGGTGTCACTGGCAACAGGCAAGCATGAAGCAGGAAAAGAAATGATTGGAAATGAAAGAGGACAGAAAAGGTGTGAAGGAAACGTGTCAAAGAATTGGAGAAAGAAATCATCTACTTCCAAAGGTGATGGCACCCATAAGCCTCTGACGCTACAGGGAGATCacaaaagaaaaagcaggaaaatgtaTCCAGTGATTGTGGAAGCTTTCAGAGATATATCAGATCTAAATAGGGATTACAGAATCCATGAAGGGGAGAAAcgatataaatgcatggagtgtgggaagagctttaATGTGAGTGGCagccttactaaacatcaaagaacgcacacaggggagaaaccatttaaatgcatggagtgtggaaaaggCTTTAGTATGAGTGGtaaccttactaaacatcaaagaacccacacaggggagaaaccatttaaatgcatggaatgtggaaaatgCTTTAGTGTGAGCTGCAGTCTTActgcacatcaaagaactcacacaggggagaaaccatttaaatgcatggagtgtggacacaGCTTTAGTGTCATCTGTAACCTTATTAAACATCAAAGAACACATACTGGGgataaaccatttaaatgtatggaatgtggaaagagctttactgGAAGTGGtaaccttactaaacatcaacgaacccacacaggggagaaaccatttgaatgcatagagtgtggaaagagctttagtatGAGCAGTAGCCTTACTGCAcatcagagaacccacacaggagagaaaccatttaaatgcatggaatgtggaaagagcttcagtgtgagaAATCATCTTAATAATCaccacagaactcacacaggggagaaaccatttaaatgcatggaatgtggaaagagcttcagtgtgaaAGATCAGCTTATTAAACATCAAAAAACACACAGcacagagaaaccatttaaatgcatggtttgtggaaagagcttccgagTGAGCAGTAGCCTCACTCTACaccaaagaacacacacaggggagaagccatttaaatgcatggaatgtggcaaGAGTTTCAGTGTGAGGTGTCATCTTACTAGTCATCAAAGGACCCATACCGGGGAGAAAccctataaatgcatggagtgtggaaagagcttcactgtgAGTAGTAGCCTtattttacatcaaagaacccacacaggggagaaaccatttaaatgcatggagtgtggaaagagcttcagtgaaaaTGGAAcacttactaaacatcaaagaactcataaaGGAGTgaagccatataaatgtatgaattgtggaaagagcttcggTGTGAGCAGTAGCCTTACTGTGCATctgagaatccacacaggggaaaaaccctataagtgtatggaatgtggaaagagcttcagtcagagtagtaaCCTTACTTCACATGAAAGAATCCACATAGGGAGAAACAATAGAAAATCAATGGATTTTCAATGGAGTATGGAAAGCGTTTCAGTGACAAGATAA